One Streptococcus sp. VT 162 genomic window, AAGGGAATTAGAGAGTTTTTGATTAGGAAATCATGTCATCCAGCTTTGTTAAAAAGGCATGTGCTTTTGCCTCAATATCTTCTGCCTGCATCAAATCACGTACGACTGCTACTCCAGCTATACCAGTTTCAGCAAGTTGGTCAATATTCTCTGACGTCAATCCTCCGATAGCAACTACTGGAATGGCGACCGTTTGGCAAATGGTTTTCAAGGTTGAAATCAGGGTGATAGGTGCATTTTCTTTGGTAATTGTCGGGAAAATAGCTCCTGTCCCCAAGTAATCTGCACCCGATGTTTCTGCTTCAAGAGCTCTTTTTACTGTTTTAGCAGTGACACCGAGGATTTTTTCAGGACCCAATACTTGGCGGGCTACCGAAACTGGTAGTTCATCGTCACCAATATGCAAACCTGCAGCATCAACCGCGAGACAGACATCCAAACGATCATCGATAATCAAGGGTACCTGATAGGCGTCTGTTATTTCCTTGACTTGTTTTGCCAGTTGATAATATTGATTGGTTGTGAGATTTTTTTCTCGTAGTTGGATGATGGTAACACCTGAACGGCAGGCTGTCTCCACTTTTTCAAGAAAGCTTTCCAAGGAATCTTGGTAGCGATTGGTTACTAGATACAGTCTAAGTGCTTCTCTATTCATAAACATCTCCTTTGATGGCTTCTAGCCAATTTTCATCTCTTTTTAGGAGAGAGAGTTGGTTGAGAACTTGGTAACGAAAATCTTCCAATCCCATTCCTTGAACAAGTATTCTCTCAGCAGCGATATTGAGATAAGAAACTGCTAGGCAAGAAGCTTCAAATGCAGTCTTTCCTTGGCTGAGAAAAACGGATGTCAAGGCTCCAACTAAGTCTCCTGTCCCTGTTATCCAGTCTAATTCTGCACAGCCATTTCCCAATATTGCAACCTGATTCTCCGAAACAATGAGGTCCTTGGGTCCAGTGACTAAAAATGACATACCAGGATAAAGCTGACACCAGTCTTTCAAGACTTGGAGCAAATCCTCAGTTTCTTGATCTTTAGCACTAGCATCGACCCCAACTCCGTGGTGCTTTAAACCAACAAGACTCCGTATTTCCGACATATTTCCTTTAAGGACTGTGGGCTTGTATTCTAAAAGTTCTCTGACTAGATTCTTACGAATGGATGATGCTGCTAGGCCAACCGCATCTACTACCATTGGTAGAGAAGCTTGATTTGCATAAGAAGCTGCCATACGGATTGCTTTTTCCTTCTCAGCAGACAAATGCCCCAAATTGATGAAGAGAGCCTGGCTTTGTTTGGTAAAATCAAGAACCTCACGGGGATCATCTTCCATAACAGGTTTGCATCCCAGAGCCAAAATGCCATTGGCCAGCATCTCGCAGGAAATCTCATTGGTGATGCAGTGAATCAAGGAACTTGCTACCAGAGGGAAAGGATTTGTAAACGCCTGCATCAGTCTATCCTTTCTCCAAAGAAATATCCCTGCACTTTTTTAAAAAATTCCTGCTTGATTAAAAATCGAAAGGCGAGGAAAGCTATGGCTGTACCGATCAAGGTTGCTCCGAAAAATCGAGGGGTGTAGATAAACCAGCTAAGCTTGGCCGCAGATCCTGTAAAGAGAACCATAACAGGATAGGAAACAATGGAACCGATTATCCCTGTTCCCAAGATTTCTCCTAGAGCAGAATAGTGAAATTTTCGACCATACTTATAAAAGAGACCTGCAAGGAGGGCTCCGAAAGTAGCTCCTGTTAGGGCCAAAGGGGGAATGCCCTGAGTAGACATACGGATAAAGGCTGTGACTGTAGCCATGACCAAGGCATAAACAGGTCCCATCAAGATCCCTGCAAGGATATTGACTACACTGGACATCGGTGCCATTCCTTCAATTCGAAAGATGGGTGTAAGAACTACGTCAAGAGCAATCATCATGGATAAAACAGTTAATTTGTGAACTTGTAGTTGGTGGTTTCTCATTTTCTATTTCTTCTCTTTTTCTAAAGACTGCAAATCACTCGTCCAGGTTTGATGTTGGTAAGCCATCTCCCAAAACTTGGCTTCCATGTGGACACTTCGGTGGAAGGCCTCTAGCATTTTTTGTTTGTCCGTCTCGTTGCTTTCGCGATAGAGTTGATTGACCAGCTCTTCTTCTTCTTTAATCTGCTGTTCTAACTCATCGGTGATATAGGTCTCAATCCACTGTTGATAAAGAGGATTCGGGGATGGTTTGCGATTAAGTGCCTTGCCCAAATCATGGTATAACCAAGGACATGGGAGCAAACTAGCAAAAGCAATGCCCAAGTTTGGCTCTGCAAACTGACGATAAATATGAGAAATGTAATGATAACAGGTTGGAGCGATTGGATGTTGCTCCATTTCCTGGTCGCTGATTCCTAATTCCTTAAAAAATTGTTGGCGGATAAATAATTCCCCTCCACTAGACCCTGAGCATTTTGTTTCAAGAGTCTTTTCATCTCCTCGTTGGAAGTCTTATCAGCCAAGAGGTGATAGGCTTCTGAAAAAGACTTCAGATAGTAGGCATCCTGAATCAGGTAATAGCGAAAGATGGAAGGTTCTAACGTTCCCTCTTGTAACTGTAGAACAAAAGGATGCTGAAAGGAAGCCTGCCAAGCTTCCTTGGATAATTCCATCGCAATATCTGTGAATTCCATAATAACTCCTTTATAAAAATAGACTGGTTTGAAGTAATAAAAAGAACAGCAGGTAGATTAATTTTGTCCTCTGAGAAATATAAAAAGTCCGATAGCGATTCTCCAACTGTGCATGTTCGTCATATCCGTGCGCAGACAAAGCTCTCAGATAAAGATGGCGCCACCTAAAGACCGTCATCAAAACCTTACTGTAAATCAAGGGCGACCAAACATGCAGTTTTTGACCACGCAGTAAGCACGCTTCCTTGAGAGACTTGATTTCTTGCTGAATGAGGGGAAAGGAATTGAATACCACAATCAAGGCATAGGCCCAAGAACGCGATAGCCCCTTTTGAGCCAAGTGCAAGAGAAGCTCTTTTAGGGAAATACTGGAAACAAAGACAAGGCTGATACAAACGGTCACAAAGGCCCTCGTTCCAAGTATCACTGCCTGCGAAGCATCCCCATGTAACTGTACTGCCCAATAGTTGGCGAAGGATGGCAAAATGGCGAGCACAATCATCCAAGCCAACATTTTAAATCGACGGTGGTAGAGCATAAAGAGAATGCAAAATGCGACTACTGAAAGATTAAGAGCAATCGAAGGAATGAAAGATGTTTCCAAGGATAAAATCAGCAAGAAGAGACTGAGTATCGGTGTCTTGGTTGCGACTTTGATCATACTACTTCACCTCCCCTTGAGTATTGATACTCCGAGATGTGAGAGGTTTGCTGATTGTCACGTCTTTCACATGACTGAGACCCTCACTAGTCATCTCAATCCAATAATCAACCACAGAGATCAAGGGATCTAAACGATGGCTAATGATCAAAAAACTTCTTCCTTGATTGCTCTCCTCCACAATCCACTGACAAAAATAATGGCAAGCTCTATCATCCAAACCAGCAAAAGGTTCATCTAGCAAAATCACAGAAGCCTTGCTGGTCAAGATGGTCAATAGCTGAAGAATCTTTTGCTGTCCACCACTTAATTGATAAGGACTCTTATCGAGCGCCTGCTCCAGATCAAAATATCGTAATGCTTGGAGAATCCGCTGATTTCTCACAGTATCTGGAACATCTAATTGCAGTTCCTCTCGCAGACTGACTCGGATAAACTGCTTCTCAGCTTCCTGAACAACACCCGTCAGATCACGATACAAACTCTTTTTCTTTTTCAGGACTTTCCCCTTCCAACTAATGCACCCCTTATACTTTTGAAATTGAAGAATAGAGCGAAAGAGGGTTGATTTCCCGACACCATTGTCACCTAAGATACAGGAAATTCCTTGGTAAAATGTGAAATCCGCAATCGAAAAGAGGGGGCGATTTCCCAGCTCACAAGTCACACGGTCCATATGGAATAGTTCTGGGTTAGAAGCAACTTCCTTTGAAGAAACCTGTGTCATCTCAGAGGTAGGGATTTTATTTATTTCCCATAGTTGCCCGTCTCTCAGCTCCACCATATGGTCAATGTAGGCTCCATAGTCTGATAAATCATGGTCGCACAGGATGACTGTCTTCCCATTAGAGGACAACTCTTTTAGAATCTCTAGGATCTCTAGCCTACTTTTTCGATCAATGGAAGCAAAGGGTTCATCCAAGAGATAGACCCTAGGGTTCATAGCAAAAAGAACAGCCAGTGCAGCTTTTTGCTTTTCCCCACCTGATAAGTGATGGATGGGACGGTTCAAGATTGCCTTGCAGCGACATTGCCGGACCACCTCAGCTATTTTAGCATCAATTTCCTGAACGGGATGCCCAATATTTTCCAAGGTAAAAATCAGCTCTTCAAACAAGTTCTCCATGGTAAATTGATGATTGGGATTTTGAAAGAGAATGCCAACCGTCTGGACACGTTCGACGATAGAAAGCTGACTGACCTGACTCCCATCTATCAGGACTTGACCACTATAGGGAAGAGAACTGACTTGAGCAATAATTTGAAAGAGACTGGATTTTCCTGAACCACTGCTCCCAACTAACAAGGTAAAAGCTTGCTCATGAAAAGTAAAATCAATCGGTTCCGAAAAGATTGGTGACTGAATTCCTCTTAATTCCAGCCCCATCTACGCCTTTCCTCCAGCTGCAAACTGATGGTAGAGTTTGACAATGGCACGAACCAAGATGGTACAGAAGAAAAAGACTGAAATAAAACGCACCAAAAGCAAGGAAAGGACAAAAGGAAGAGAAAAGGCATAGTAACCTAATTTAATGTATTCATAGACAAAGCTAAAAAGCGTAATCCCAATACTATTAGCAGTTAGAGAGAGCCAACTTTCATAGCGATTCTTGGTCACAAGAAAGCCAAATTCACTTCCCAAGCCTTGAACCAAGCCAGACAATAGGGCGCCTAGGCCGAATTGGCTACCATAAAGAACTTCAGCAAGCGCAGCAAGCACTTCTCCAATCGTTGCACTTCCGACTCTTGGAACAAAGATAGCCGCAATGGGCGCAGCCATACACCAGAGACCAAAGAGGATTTCATTGGCAAAGGCCTGCAAACCAAGAGGGGCCAAGATTAGGGTGAGAATATCAAACAGATAGCCTGAACCCACAAAAACGCCACCAAAAAAGATAGACAAGAAAGCAAGCAAGATAACATCTTTTAACTGCCATTTTTTCAACATAAAAAACTCCTTTTTTAAAGAAAAGTGGGGCATTCAAGGAGAGATACCAAAAAGCTTACCGTCAAACTTATCCTCTTTTGATAAACAAAAAAACTCCAATTACAAACGAGAATTAGAGTTTAGCTTACAAGATTAGACAGTTCTTTTCGACATACGAAAAAAATACTGGACCAGTATAACAGAATTTGAAAGCCCTAGCAAGAACTTTGACTGGAAAATATATTTATATAGTTTGTTTGTTCATTCTTTTGATCTACATAAAAGTATTGAATCTGTCCTATAATTCATAACCAATATCAAAAAAAGCTAATTCCAAAGCAACTGCTTGATTCCAGCGTTCCTGAAGTTCTGTCAAATCTTCTCGATTTTTCCCGACACGATTAAGTTCATCAACTAGAAATTGAACCCACTCTGCAAAGAAAGGACCTCTGTGGAGATTAACCCATTCTAAATGAATATAGGCTTCAGGTAGAACCAAATCTTTAGAACCCCAGTCTAAATAAAGACCTTCTGCAATGACCAGCATGACCAAAAGATGAGCATAGTCTGATGAAGTCACAGCAGAATACATTAGCTCCTGAAACGCTTTTGTTACAGGGTGCAAGTTCACTTCTAGATAGTCATTCTCTGCTACTTTTAACTCTTTGAAAGCCTTTTGGAAATAACCATCCTCATCTGCTTCAAGAAAGCCTAATTGCTTGGCAAAACGAAGTTTGGATTCAAGCTGGTCTGCGTGAGCTACACAGGCACCCAGCATGGATAAGAAGGCATCAAAGAAATGATAATCTTGAATCAGGTAGTCTTTTAAGACCTTATTCTCAATTGTCCCCGCAAAAAGTTCCTTAACAAAACGATGATTGATTGCAGCCTGCCAATCCTTCTGACTGCTTTTTAATAATTCTCCAACGGTCAAACCTGGCTGAAATGCATAGTCTTGTGTTTCCATATTTATTTTTCCTCTCTTTACTCGTTCGTAATCAATAAAACACCAAGAGATACCAAGCAAAATCGTAATTACACTTGATACTTTTAAAGAACATCTAGGGCATTTGCAGAGAGCTACCTAAACAAGCCTATCCTCTTTTGATAAACAAAAAACTCCAATTACAAACGAGAATTAGAGTTTCCCTTACAAGATTAGACAGTTCTTTTCGACATACGAAAAAAATACTGGACCAGTATAACAGAATTTGAAAGCCCTAGCAAGATATTTGACTGAAAAATATATTTATATAGTCTCCTTTCCTCTTTGCTATGATTTGTTAACCTTTCTCAACACGAGAAAAACCTCCACATAAAGTGAAGGCCGTCTTCTTTATCAATACAATTTCAAGTCACGAGGGTCAACTGGGAAGGTTGGATTGTATGGGTTGTGACGGAGTTTGAAGTGTTTGACATCTTCAATAGTCTGAGTTCCAGATAATTGCATGACTGTCTTCAATTCTGCATTCAAGTGCTCAAAGACTTGACGCACACCAACACTACCGCCGAGAGCCAAGCCATAAATAACAGGGCGCCCAATAGCTACCAAGTCTGCTCCTGAAGCCAAGGCTTTAAAGACGTGCTGACCACGACGAACACCAGAGTCAAAGACAATTGGCACACGTTTATCAACTGCTTCAGCCACTTCTTGAAGTGAGTCAAAGGCAGCTGGTCCACCGTCGATTTGGCGGCCACCGTGGTTGGTTACCCAGATACCAGAAGCACCTGCGGCAAGCGAACGTTCAACGTCCTCACGGCATTGAGGCCCTTTCACATAGACAGGAAGACCTGAGTAAGCAGCGATAAATTCTACATCGCGTGGAGACAAGCGTTGTTTAGCTGATTTGTAAACAAAGTCCATTGATTTTCCAGCACCTTCTGGCAGGTATTCCTCAACAATCGGCATGCCAACTGGGAAGACAAAACCATTGCGCTTATCAACCTCACGATTGCCTCCTACAGTTGCATCCGCCGTCAAGACAATCGCTTTGTAGCCTTCAGCCTTCACACGGTCCATGATATGGCGGTTAATTCCATCATCCTTACTAAAGTAAAATTGGAACCAATGAGGTGTTCCTTGAAGAGCTTCCGTAATTTCTGGAAGGTCAACGGTAGAGTAGGAACTAGTTGTATAGAGAGAACCAAATTCATGCACACCACGCGCAGTAGCTACTTCCCCCTGCTCATTTGCTAATTTATGAGCCGCAACAGGCGCCATAATAATTGGTGAAGATAATTTTTCACCTGCAAATTCAATCTCTGTACTTGGATTTTCAACATCACAAAGCGTATGAGGAACAATCAGTTTGTGGTTAAAGGCACGGATGTTCTCGCGTAGAGTGAAAGTATCCTCTGCTCCACTAGCGATATAACCAAAGGCAGCTTTAGGAATGACTTGTTGCGCCATTGGCTCCAAATCATAGGTGTTAATAAAATCTACAGGTCCTTCTGCATTGCTTGTTTTATATGACATAAAGTGTCCTCCTTGTTAAGTAAGCGTTTACTTTTTCTTACATAAACTATCTTACCTCTTTTTCAGAATCCTTTCAAAAA contains:
- a CDS encoding transcriptional regulator, with product METQDYAFQPGLTVGELLKSSQKDWQAAINHRFVKELFAGTIENKVLKDYLIQDYHFFDAFLSMLGACVAHADQLESKLRFAKQLGFLEADEDGYFQKAFKELKVAENDYLEVNLHPVTKAFQELMYSAVTSSDYAHLLVMLVIAEGLYLDWGSKDLVLPEAYIHLEWVNLHRGPFFAEWVQFLVDELNRVGKNREDLTELQERWNQAVALELAFFDIGYEL
- a CDS encoding sugar ABC transporter ATP-binding protein gives rise to the protein MGLELRGIQSPIFSEPIDFTFHEQAFTLLVGSSGSGKSSLFQIIAQVSSLPYSGQVLIDGSQVSQLSIVERVQTVGILFQNPNHQFTMENLFEELIFTLENIGHPVQEIDAKIAEVVRQCRCKAILNRPIHHLSGGEKQKAALAVLFAMNPRVYLLDEPFASIDRKSRLEILEILKELSSNGKTVILCDHDLSDYGAYIDHMVELRDGQLWEINKIPTSEMTQVSSKEVASNPELFHMDRVTCELGNRPLFSIADFTFYQGISCILGDNGVGKSTLFRSILQFQKYKGCISWKGKVLKKKKSLYRDLTGVVQEAEKQFIRVSLREELQLDVPDTVRNQRILQALRYFDLEQALDKSPYQLSGGQQKILQLLTILTSKASVILLDEPFAGLDDRACHYFCQWIVEESNQGRSFLIISHRLDPLISVVDYWIEMTSEGLSHVKDVTISKPLTSRSINTQGEVK
- a CDS encoding thiamine transporter, which produces MRNHQLQVHKLTVLSMMIALDVVLTPIFRIEGMAPMSSVVNILAGILMGPVYALVMATVTAFIRMSTQGIPPLALTGATFGALLAGLFYKYGRKFHYSALGEILGTGIIGSIVSYPVMVLFTGSAAKLSWFIYTPRFFGATLIGTAIAFLAFRFLIKQEFFKKVQGYFFGERID
- a CDS encoding cobalt ABC transporter permease, whose translation is MLKKWQLKDVILLAFLSIFFGGVFVGSGYLFDILTLILAPLGLQAFANEILFGLWCMAAPIAAIFVPRVGSATIGEVLAALAEVLYGSQFGLGALLSGLVQGLGSEFGFLVTKNRYESWLSLTANSIGITLFSFVYEYIKLGYYAFSLPFVLSLLLVRFISVFFFCTILVRAIVKLYHQFAAGGKA
- a CDS encoding lactate oxidase yields the protein MSYKTSNAEGPVDFINTYDLEPMAQQVIPKAAFGYIASGAEDTFTLRENIRAFNHKLIVPHTLCDVENPSTEIEFAGEKLSSPIIMAPVAAHKLANEQGEVATARGVHEFGSLYTTSSYSTVDLPEITEALQGTPHWFQFYFSKDDGINRHIMDRVKAEGYKAIVLTADATVGGNREVDKRNGFVFPVGMPIVEEYLPEGAGKSMDFVYKSAKQRLSPRDVEFIAAYSGLPVYVKGPQCREDVERSLAAGASGIWVTNHGGRQIDGGPAAFDSLQEVAEAVDKRVPIVFDSGVRRGQHVFKALASGADLVAIGRPVIYGLALGGSVGVRQVFEHLNAELKTVMQLSGTQTIEDVKHFKLRHNPYNPTFPVDPRDLKLY
- a CDS encoding cobalt ABC transporter permease, with the protein product MIKVATKTPILSLFLLILSLETSFIPSIALNLSVVAFCILFMLYHRRFKMLAWMIVLAILPSFANYWAVQLHGDASQAVILGTRAFVTVCISLVFVSSISLKELLLHLAQKGLSRSWAYALIVVFNSFPLIQQEIKSLKEACLLRGQKLHVWSPLIYSKVLMTVFRWRHLYLRALSAHGYDEHAQLENRYRTFYISQRTKLIYLLFFLLLQTSLFL
- a CDS encoding thiamine-phosphate pyrophosphorylase; protein product: MNREALRLYLVTNRYQDSLESFLEKVETACRSGVTIIQLREKNLTTNQYYQLAKQVKEITDAYQVPLIIDDRLDVCLAVDAAGLHIGDDELPVSVARQVLGPEKILGVTAKTVKRALEAETSGADYLGTGAIFPTITKENAPITLISTLKTICQTVAIPVVAIGGLTSENIDQLAETGIAGVAVVRDLMQAEDIEAKAHAFLTKLDDMIS
- a CDS encoding hydroxyethylthiazole kinase, whose product is MQAFTNPFPLVASSLIHCITNEISCEMLANGILALGCKPVMEDDPREVLDFTKQSQALFINLGHLSAEKEKAIRMAASYANQASLPMVVDAVGLAASSIRKNLVRELLEYKPTVLKGNMSEIRSLVGLKHHGVGVDASAKDQETEDLLQVLKDWCQLYPGMSFLVTGPKDLIVSENQVAILGNGCAELDWITGTGDLVGALTSVFLSQGKTAFEASCLAVSYLNIAAERILVQGMGLEDFRYQVLNQLSLLKRDENWLEAIKGDVYE